Proteins from a genomic interval of Diospyros lotus cultivar Yz01 chromosome 6, ASM1463336v1, whole genome shotgun sequence:
- the LOC127803170 gene encoding probable esterase KAI2, protein MGIVEEAHNVKVIGSGEQTIVLAHGFGSDQSLWKHLVPHLVDDYRVVLFDNMGAGTTNPDYYDFDRYSTLEGYAYDVLAILEELQIQSCIFVGHSVSAMIGAIASVARPDLFTKLVVVSWSPRYLNDVDYYGGFEQEDLDQLFEAMRSNYKAWCSGFAPLAVGGDMESVAVQEFSRTLFNMRPDIALSVAQAIFQSDFRHMLSHITVPCHLIQSMKDLAVPVVVAEYLHQNLGGVSIVEVMSTDGHLPQLSSPEVVVPVLLRHIRHDIDA, encoded by the exons CACAACGTCAAGGTGATTGGCTCCGGCGAGCAGACCATCGTCCTCGCCCACGGCTTCGGCTCCGACCAGTCCCTGTGGAAGCACCTCGTGCCGCACCTCGTCGACGACTACCGCGTCGTCCTCTTCGACAACATGGGCGCCGGAACCACCAATCCCGATTACTACGACTTCGACCGCTACTCCACTCTCGAAGGCTACGCCTACGACGTCCTCGCGATCTTGGAGGAGCTTCAAATCCAGTCCTGTATATTCGTCGGCCACTCCGTCTCCGCCATGATCGGGGCCATTGCCTCCGTCGCTCGCCCTGACCTCTTCACCAAGCTCGTTGTCGTCTCTTGGTCTCCGAG GTATTTGAACGATGTGGATTACTATGGAGGGTTTGAGCAAGAAGATCTGGACCAACTATTCGAGGCAATGCGATCGAACTACAAAGCGTGGTGCTCCGGCTTCGCGCCGTTGGCGGTGGGCGGCGACATGGAGTCGGTGGCCGTCCAGGAATTCAGCCGGACGCTATTCAACATGCGGCCGGACATAGCCTTGAGCGTTGCCCAGGCCATCTTCCAGAGCGACTTTCGGCACATGCTGTCCCATATCACCGTGCCGTGTCACTTAATTCAGAGCATGAAGGACTTGGCCGTGCCGGTGGTCGTCGCCGAGTATCTCCATCAGAACCTCGGCGGCGTGTCCATTGTGGAGGTCATGTCGACCGATGGTCATCTGCCTCAGTTGAGCTCGCCGGAGGTCGTCGTCCCCGTCCTCCTCCGCCACATCCGCCACGACATTGAtgcttaa